From Carboxydocella sporoproducens DSM 16521, a single genomic window includes:
- a CDS encoding 1-deoxy-D-xylulose-5-phosphate reductoisomerase yields the protein MRKIGLIGSTGSIGTQTLEVVRAQRENLQVSSLAAGRNVDLLLAQIREFKPEVVAVAEAKDAEWLAQQLRVESWVPEIYWGTEGLLKAATEAEIDLLVTAITGARGLLPTIAAIKQGIDIALANKETLVAAGELVMALAEKHGVKIIPVDSEHSAIFQCIQGSKKNEVSKLILTASGGAFREWDIQRLQEATVRDALAHPNWSMGAKITIDSATMINKGLEVIEAHWLFGIPYEQIQVLLHPQSIIHSLVEFCDGSQLAQLGLPDMRLPIQYALSWPQRWSGAWPRLDLASIGSLTFSLPDYAKYPGLKLAYLAGQAGGLAPTIFNAANEVAVTAFLNEEIKFVEIVDVIAATLDQFSPQKAEDLEVVLHIDQQARYKAAELIKKGR from the coding sequence ATGCGCAAAATAGGACTAATCGGCAGTACAGGTTCCATTGGGACACAAACATTGGAAGTAGTCCGTGCCCAGCGGGAAAATCTGCAAGTATCAAGCCTTGCTGCAGGACGTAACGTGGATTTATTGCTGGCTCAGATTAGGGAGTTTAAGCCAGAGGTAGTAGCAGTTGCAGAAGCGAAGGACGCTGAGTGGCTAGCTCAGCAACTGCGGGTTGAAAGCTGGGTTCCAGAAATCTACTGGGGTACTGAAGGTTTATTAAAAGCAGCTACTGAAGCTGAGATAGATTTGCTTGTGACGGCTATTACTGGTGCCCGGGGGCTGTTGCCTACTATTGCCGCTATTAAACAAGGAATTGATATTGCTCTGGCCAACAAGGAAACCCTGGTAGCAGCAGGAGAACTGGTGATGGCCCTGGCCGAAAAACATGGCGTCAAAATTATCCCGGTAGACAGCGAACATTCTGCTATTTTTCAATGTATTCAAGGGTCAAAGAAAAATGAAGTTAGTAAATTGATTTTAACCGCTTCCGGAGGGGCTTTTCGCGAGTGGGATATCCAGCGCCTCCAGGAAGCAACAGTTAGAGATGCTCTGGCTCATCCTAACTGGTCTATGGGAGCCAAAATAACCATTGACTCCGCTACCATGATCAATAAAGGTCTTGAAGTGATCGAAGCGCACTGGCTGTTTGGTATACCCTATGAACAGATCCAGGTGCTGCTCCACCCCCAGAGTATTATCCATTCACTGGTGGAGTTTTGTGATGGCTCCCAGCTGGCTCAATTAGGTTTACCGGATATGCGCCTGCCCATTCAGTACGCCCTCTCCTGGCCGCAGCGCTGGAGTGGGGCCTGGCCGCGGCTGGATCTGGCAAGTATCGGCAGCTTAACTTTTTCGCTGCCGGATTATGCCAAGTATCCAGGATTGAAATTAGCCTATCTGGCTGGTCAGGCAGGGGGACTGGCGCCAACGATTTTCAATGCAGCCAATGAAGTTGCGGTTACAGCATTTTTAAATGAGGAAATAAAGTTTGTGGAAATTGTAGATGTCATTGCAGCCACCCTGGACCAGTTTTCGCCTCAGAAGGCTGAAGATCTGGAGGTTGTGCTTCATATCGACCAGCAGGCGCGCTATAAGGCTGCTGAGTTGATTAAGAAAGGTCGGTGA
- the ytvI gene encoding sporulation integral membrane protein YtvI — protein MRRMASNYYQWLTALLILLTLYFGGAYFLPFLMPWLGKFLYISLPFILAAFLAVLLDPLVNKLEARFKLKRSLAVLLTLSGVVGGFIVIWALILARLILETLRLTRELPEYREQIIIFVDHVWQKANALLEKGVAFYRELPPQLHQAVKDNIDNIVAKGQQLIISASETLLRSVQVLPASITGGFVVLIIAILAAFFLLKDKEKIIRFWLQLLNPPWGETTLEVGSKIILAFTGYLKAQLILITITTILAIGGLYLTGSQFALTMGIVVGLMDFIPVLGPGSVLLPWALLSYFHGQGFFALKLVILYGVLSLVRQLLEAKVVADNVGLHPLATLIAIYTGYQLWGALGVVLGPILLIAIQAVIKTGITRI, from the coding sequence ATGAGGCGGATGGCTTCCAATTATTATCAATGGCTGACGGCCTTGCTGATTTTACTCACCCTCTATTTTGGTGGGGCTTACTTTTTACCATTTTTGATGCCCTGGCTCGGAAAGTTTCTTTATATCTCATTACCGTTTATCCTGGCGGCTTTTCTGGCAGTCCTGCTGGATCCACTGGTTAATAAACTGGAGGCAAGATTTAAATTAAAAAGGTCTCTGGCTGTTTTATTAACCTTATCTGGTGTAGTAGGCGGATTTATAGTTATCTGGGCCCTGATTTTAGCCAGATTGATTCTGGAAACCCTTCGCTTAACCCGAGAACTGCCTGAATACCGGGAACAGATCATTATTTTTGTTGATCACGTCTGGCAAAAAGCTAACGCATTGCTGGAAAAAGGGGTTGCATTTTACCGGGAGTTGCCACCGCAGCTCCATCAGGCTGTCAAGGACAATATAGATAATATTGTGGCTAAAGGCCAGCAGCTGATTATTTCAGCATCAGAGACTTTACTGAGGTCAGTACAAGTATTACCAGCCAGTATTACTGGCGGCTTTGTTGTATTGATTATCGCCATTTTGGCAGCCTTTTTTCTCCTCAAGGACAAAGAAAAAATTATCCGTTTCTGGTTACAACTGCTAAATCCTCCCTGGGGAGAAACGACTTTAGAAGTGGGATCGAAAATTATACTGGCCTTTACTGGCTATCTCAAGGCCCAGCTTATACTTATTACAATTACCACTATCCTGGCCATTGGTGGTCTTTACCTGACGGGCAGTCAATTTGCTCTAACCATGGGAATTGTGGTAGGGTTAATGGATTTTATTCCGGTGCTGGGCCCTGGCTCAGTATTGTTACCCTGGGCTCTGCTCAGTTACTTTCACGGCCAGGGCTTTTTTGCTCTGAAATTGGTTATCCTGTATGGGGTGCTGAGCCTGGTCAGGCAGCTACTGGAAGCAAAAGTGGTCGCTGATAATGTGGGCCTGCATCCCCTGGCCACTTTAATAGCGATTTATACAGGCTATCAGCTCTGGGGCGCTCTGGGGGTAGTATTGGGTCCTATCCTGTTAATCGCTATTCAGGCGGTTATTAAAACTGGGATAACACGGATATAA
- a CDS encoding phosphatidate cytidylyltransferase, with amino-acid sequence MLVYRVITAIIGIPLALWLIWQGGSWLGGGILILALLGQWELKNILQHLGIKVSWLLAGPGVILVFFSMINHRLDYGITFLLLWTLLIAVISFPRLRWSDLGAGFFGIVYVTVSLTYILLLREQDQGLWLTALFFIANWLADSGAYFTGRALGKHPLAPVISPQKSIEGVIGGAVTAALVLAMLGPKLTGFSYLFWAGFGIVISLGGQLGDLAESTLKRAAGVKDSSNIFPGHGGVLDRFDSIMFTAPLAYVLLDWFVRGGNG; translated from the coding sequence GTGCTGGTATACAGGGTTATAACTGCCATTATCGGAATACCTCTGGCTCTCTGGCTTATTTGGCAGGGGGGAAGCTGGCTGGGAGGAGGTATTCTGATCCTAGCGCTGCTGGGCCAGTGGGAGCTGAAAAATATCCTTCAGCATCTGGGGATAAAGGTCAGCTGGCTGCTGGCTGGACCGGGGGTAATACTGGTCTTTTTCAGCATGATTAATCATCGTCTTGATTATGGAATAACCTTTCTGTTGCTCTGGACATTGCTGATTGCGGTTATATCTTTTCCGCGCCTACGCTGGTCAGATCTAGGAGCAGGCTTTTTTGGTATTGTATATGTAACTGTTTCTCTCACTTACATTCTACTCCTCCGAGAGCAAGATCAGGGATTATGGTTGACAGCATTGTTTTTTATTGCTAACTGGCTGGCCGACTCCGGGGCTTACTTTACAGGGCGGGCCCTGGGAAAACATCCCCTGGCACCAGTGATCAGTCCCCAAAAAAGCATCGAGGGGGTTATTGGTGGAGCGGTCACTGCTGCCCTGGTGCTGGCAATGCTGGGGCCTAAACTGACCGGTTTTTCTTACCTTTTCTGGGCTGGCTTTGGGATTGTCATAAGTCTGGGAGGACAGCTGGGAGATCTGGCAGAATCCACTTTGAAAAGAGCGGCAGGGGTAAAGGATAGTAGTAACATTTTTCCGGGCCATGGAGGAGTACTGGACCGGTTTGATTCGATCATGTTTACAGCGCCGCTGGCCTATGTTTTGCTGGATTGGTTTGTTAGGGGGGGCAATGGATGA
- a CDS encoding isoprenyl transferase has protein sequence MLGSAVLPEKQADNHQINEIDLSRLPQHVAIIMDGNGRWAQKRGLPRSVGHRAGVESLRTAVKVCTNIGIKYLTVYAFSTENWKRPKEEVDTLMNLLVEYLEKEVAELNQQGVQIRAYGDLAGLPLAAQQALTRSINLTAKNNKLVLGLCLNYGGRAEIVQAVNQIAAEVKAGKIDPGSIDEEVIEKFLYTRDIPDPDLLIRPAGELRISNYLLWQLAYTEFWLTDVLWPDFREEHFLQAIVDYQKRERRFGGLL, from the coding sequence ATGTTGGGTTCTGCGGTTTTGCCGGAAAAACAAGCGGACAATCACCAAATTAATGAAATAGATCTGTCTCGATTACCCCAACATGTTGCCATTATTATGGATGGCAACGGCCGCTGGGCACAAAAAAGGGGATTGCCAAGAAGTGTTGGTCATCGTGCCGGTGTGGAAAGCTTGCGTACAGCGGTGAAAGTTTGTACAAACATTGGTATAAAATATCTCACAGTATATGCTTTTTCCACGGAAAACTGGAAGCGGCCTAAAGAAGAAGTGGATACACTGATGAATTTACTGGTGGAATATCTGGAAAAAGAGGTGGCAGAGTTAAATCAGCAAGGAGTTCAGATTCGGGCTTATGGCGATCTGGCCGGGTTACCCCTTGCTGCCCAGCAGGCACTGACCAGGTCTATCAATTTAACTGCCAAAAATAACAAACTGGTTTTAGGCTTGTGTCTAAACTATGGCGGTAGAGCTGAAATAGTGCAAGCGGTAAATCAGATTGCGGCAGAAGTGAAAGCAGGGAAAATTGACCCCGGTTCTATTGATGAAGAGGTGATAGAAAAGTTTCTTTACACCAGAGATATCCCAGATCCTGATTTATTGATTCGCCCTGCTGGAGAATTGCGCATCAGCAATTATTTGCTCTGGCAGTTAGCTTACACGGAATTCTGGCTCACAGATGTGCTCTGGCCTGATTTCCGGGAAGAGCATTTTTTACAGGCTATAGTGGATTATCAAAAGCGGGAGCGCCGTTTTGGCGGCTTGCTATAA
- a CDS encoding DUF362 domain-containing protein produces MAYKISDECVACGTCMDTCPNGAIKEGDIYSIDADACVDCGSCAEACPTGAISQG; encoded by the coding sequence ATGGCCTACAAAATCTCCGATGAGTGTGTAGCTTGCGGTACCTGCATGGATACCTGCCCGAATGGCGCCATCAAGGAAGGGGATATCTACTCCATTGATGCTGATGCATGTGTAGATTGTGGTAGCTGTGCAGAAGCTTGCCCCACTGGCGCAATCAGCCAGGGCTAA
- the frr gene encoding ribosome recycling factor has product MIKEIIREHEEKMQKAVAVLKKELASLRAGRATPALLEKVTVDYYGVPTPVNQLANISAPEPRLLVVQPWDRSVLNEIEKAIMKSDLGLTPNNDGTVIRIAIPQLTQERRTELVKVVKKKAEEARVAVRNVRREANDELKAQEKAGGISEDEVRRGQDEVQKLTDKYIKEIDKLAEHKEEEIMEL; this is encoded by the coding sequence ATGATTAAAGAAATCATTCGTGAGCATGAAGAGAAAATGCAAAAAGCAGTGGCTGTACTAAAAAAAGAACTGGCTTCTCTGCGGGCTGGACGCGCAACTCCCGCTTTGCTGGAGAAGGTAACAGTGGACTATTATGGTGTGCCAACTCCTGTTAACCAGCTGGCTAATATTTCCGCTCCTGAACCCAGGTTGCTGGTAGTTCAACCCTGGGACCGGAGTGTTTTGAATGAAATTGAGAAAGCGATAATGAAATCCGATTTGGGGCTGACCCCCAACAATGACGGTACCGTAATTCGTATTGCTATTCCGCAATTGACCCAGGAGCGGCGGACTGAGCTGGTAAAAGTGGTTAAGAAAAAGGCGGAAGAGGCACGGGTTGCTGTGCGGAATGTGAGAAGAGAGGCAAATGATGAGCTGAAAGCTCAGGAGAAAGCTGGAGGCATTTCTGAAGATGAAGTTAGACGCGGTCAGGATGAGGTTCAGAAGCTGACTGACAAATATATTAAAGAAATCGATAAATTAGCTGAACATAAAGAAGAAGAAATTATGGAACTTTAA
- the pyrH gene encoding UMP kinase, translating into MTVPKYKRVVLKLSGEALAGGQGFGIDQHTVQNIARQISEIVKLGVQVAIVVGGGNIWRGVAGSAKGMDRATADYMGMLATVMNSLALQDALENLGVDTRVQTAIEMRQVAEPYIRRRAIRHLEKGRVVIFAAGTGNPYFSTDTTAALRAAEIEAEVILMAKQVNGVYDSDPKKNPAARLFKELTYLDVLQLGLGVMDSTATSLCMDNSIPIIVFNLNEEGNIQKVVLGEKIGTLVGGEETK; encoded by the coding sequence ATGACAGTTCCAAAATATAAACGGGTTGTTCTTAAACTAAGCGGTGAGGCGCTGGCTGGTGGACAGGGTTTTGGCATTGACCAGCATACTGTTCAGAACATTGCCCGCCAGATTAGTGAAATTGTAAAACTGGGAGTCCAGGTTGCTATCGTTGTGGGTGGAGGTAATATCTGGCGCGGAGTGGCCGGTAGTGCTAAAGGCATGGACCGGGCTACTGCTGATTATATGGGTATGCTGGCTACTGTGATGAATTCTCTGGCCCTGCAGGATGCCCTGGAAAACCTGGGCGTGGATACCAGGGTACAAACGGCCATTGAGATGCGGCAGGTAGCTGAGCCTTATATAAGAAGGAGAGCGATTCGCCATCTGGAAAAAGGACGGGTGGTGATCTTTGCAGCCGGCACTGGTAACCCCTATTTTTCTACTGATACCACCGCAGCTTTGCGGGCTGCCGAAATAGAAGCGGAAGTTATCCTGATGGCCAAGCAGGTAAATGGGGTCTATGACTCTGATCCCAAGAAAAACCCCGCTGCCCGACTGTTTAAAGAACTTACATATCTGGATGTCTTACAACTGGGGCTGGGGGTAATGGATTCAACCGCCACTTCCCTGTGTATGGATAACAGTATTCCCATTATTGTCTTCAACCTTAATGAAGAGGGCAATATCCAGAAAGTAGTACTGGGAGAAAAGATCGGTACATTAGTTGGAGGTGAAGAGACGAAATGA
- the rpsB gene encoding 30S ribosomal protein S2: MSVVSMKQLLEAGVHFGHQTRRWNPKMREYIFTDRNGIYIIDLQKTVKKVEEAYNFLRSVAEEGKTVLFVGTKKQAQEAVKEEAVRCGQFYVNQRWLGGMLTNFTTIRKRIERLHELERMEQDGTFAVLPKKEVAELLKEKARLEKFLGGIKDMKELPGALFVVDPRKEKIAVAEARRLGIPVVAIVDTNCDPDEVDYVIPGNDDAIRAVKLLTSKMADAILEGLQGQQMTE, translated from the coding sequence ATGTCAGTCGTTTCCATGAAACAATTACTGGAAGCCGGTGTTCACTTCGGACACCAAACCCGGCGGTGGAACCCCAAAATGCGGGAATATATCTTCACTGACCGGAACGGAATTTACATTATCGATTTGCAAAAAACTGTTAAGAAAGTAGAGGAAGCCTACAATTTCCTGCGCAGTGTAGCTGAAGAAGGCAAGACTGTGCTGTTTGTAGGAACCAAGAAACAAGCGCAGGAAGCTGTGAAAGAGGAAGCTGTCCGCTGTGGTCAGTTCTATGTAAATCAGCGTTGGTTGGGTGGTATGCTGACCAACTTCACCACCATTCGGAAAAGAATTGAACGGCTGCATGAGCTGGAGAGAATGGAACAGGATGGTACCTTTGCCGTACTGCCCAAGAAAGAGGTGGCCGAACTGTTAAAAGAAAAAGCCAGACTGGAAAAATTCTTGGGCGGCATTAAGGATATGAAGGAACTGCCCGGTGCCTTGTTCGTGGTCGACCCGCGGAAAGAAAAAATTGCTGTTGCTGAAGCGCGGCGACTGGGTATACCGGTGGTCGCTATTGTGGATACTAACTGTGATCCAGATGAGGTAGACTACGTTATTCCCGGTAATGATGATGCCATCAGGGCGGTAAAGCTGTTAACCAGCAAAATGGCAGATGCTATTCTGGAAGGTTTGCAAGGACAGCAAATGACCGAGTAG
- a CDS encoding endolytic transglycosylase MltG: MGRQAFWRGLGIGLVLGGLALFFAKSNLQLSEAELISRARSLGMITRQEAAEKVAQELANARKEWEKQAQQRLPVQPAQQPSAERMVLVVLPKGVTSEKIADILLAEGLIQDKKAFLMEVDKAGLARKFKAGTYQIKQNTSVADILKTLTH; encoded by the coding sequence ATGGGTAGGCAAGCCTTTTGGCGCGGTTTGGGCATAGGCCTGGTACTGGGCGGTTTAGCCCTGTTTTTTGCAAAAAGCAACCTGCAGTTATCAGAAGCAGAACTAATCAGCCGGGCCCGCTCTCTGGGTATGATTACTCGACAGGAGGCGGCGGAAAAGGTAGCCCAGGAACTGGCCAACGCCAGGAAAGAATGGGAAAAACAAGCCCAGCAACGTTTGCCGGTCCAGCCTGCCCAGCAACCATCAGCAGAACGCATGGTTCTAGTGGTTTTGCCCAAAGGGGTTACTTCAGAAAAAATAGCGGATATTCTGCTGGCAGAAGGATTAATCCAGGATAAAAAAGCTTTTCTGATGGAAGTGGATAAGGCGGGACTGGCCCGGAAGTTTAAAGCGGGAACTTATCAGATAAAACAAAACACATCGGTTGCTGACATTCTTAAAACCCTGACCCACTGA
- a CDS encoding DUF6115 domain-containing protein has translation MTLEWWMLLAGILALGWSFWLEKRENLKRQDELLTILTRVEQAKADVALLLTEVEEAAEKLVNRLEKTVVSDGDPQVMKKPKTKDKVKENREKDKEPQKKMDSRFKNKDEIIALWQSGLSIDEIAARLGIGKGEAQLIIDLFGKEAGR, from the coding sequence GTGACATTAGAATGGTGGATGTTGTTAGCAGGTATACTGGCTCTGGGCTGGAGTTTCTGGCTGGAAAAAAGGGAAAATCTGAAACGTCAGGACGAACTATTAACGATATTGACCAGGGTTGAACAGGCAAAAGCAGATGTAGCCTTGTTATTGACAGAAGTGGAAGAAGCGGCAGAAAAACTGGTTAACAGGCTGGAAAAAACAGTGGTATCGGATGGAGACCCACAGGTTATGAAAAAGCCTAAAACTAAGGACAAAGTTAAAGAAAACCGGGAAAAAGATAAGGAGCCGCAGAAGAAAATGGATTCACGGTTTAAAAATAAAGATGAAATCATAGCCTTATGGCAATCAGGGCTATCGATAGATGAAATTGCGGCCCGTCTGGGAATAGGCAAAGGGGAAGCTCAGCTGATTATAGATTTATTTGGCAAGGAGGCAGGGCGATAA
- a CDS encoding DUF342 domain-containing protein, translated as MDQQKEKKIVLSLETSADNMTAFLQLLAAAEESDQKLEQLIWKAINERKIKYGLIEENIKTAIVKRNGEKILLARGREPVAGIDACIKYHFEINGLPLTPKARQDGSVDYYNLELIQQVKAGDVLAERVPPVPGQDGMDIFGRVIPAKKAKDVVLKAGKGTRLLQEENIIVAEKNGHVALINGKVTVSDIYEVRGNVDFSTGNIDFDGTIRITGDVLGGFQVKATADVEVGGAVLGGSIQAGGHLRVRNGIIGKKGAQISCQGNLFAAYVENAFIECGGNVQIGKGIMHSQVIAEGSVIVEGSKALIAGGEVRAGRDIRAKTVGAPMGTHTLLEAGVSPKLKLRYLATVSGLTAVQQSLTKAKQIIDLLQRMKEKAGELPDEKKALLIKVKRSVINLEAELKNLIVEEQELLTLLQTSIEGKIMIEKIVHPGTRIVIGDQTLIIDEPVQYVSFQLNQEGEIEMRPLR; from the coding sequence ATGGATCAGCAGAAAGAAAAGAAAATCGTTTTAAGTCTCGAAACCAGTGCGGATAACATGACAGCCTTTTTACAGCTGCTTGCAGCAGCAGAAGAAAGTGACCAGAAACTGGAACAATTGATCTGGAAAGCTATCAATGAACGGAAGATTAAATATGGTTTGATTGAGGAAAATATTAAAACCGCTATTGTAAAACGGAATGGCGAAAAAATTCTACTAGCCCGGGGCCGGGAACCTGTAGCTGGAATAGATGCTTGTATTAAATATCATTTTGAAATTAATGGGCTCCCTCTAACTCCCAAAGCCCGTCAGGACGGGTCGGTCGACTATTATAACCTGGAACTGATTCAACAGGTTAAAGCCGGGGATGTGCTGGCCGAGCGGGTTCCTCCTGTACCTGGCCAGGATGGAATGGACATATTTGGTCGGGTGATTCCTGCTAAAAAGGCAAAAGATGTGGTCTTGAAAGCAGGAAAAGGAACGCGCCTTTTGCAGGAGGAAAATATAATTGTTGCAGAAAAAAACGGACATGTGGCCTTGATTAATGGCAAAGTAACCGTATCTGATATATATGAGGTGCGGGGTAATGTGGATTTTTCCACCGGAAACATTGATTTTGATGGCACCATCCGTATCACCGGTGATGTGCTTGGCGGATTTCAGGTCAAAGCTACCGCTGATGTGGAAGTAGGTGGTGCTGTCTTAGGAGGCAGTATCCAGGCCGGGGGACATTTGCGGGTACGTAATGGCATTATTGGCAAAAAAGGCGCTCAGATATCCTGTCAGGGTAACCTGTTTGCAGCCTATGTTGAAAACGCATTCATTGAATGTGGCGGGAATGTGCAAATCGGGAAAGGGATTATGCACAGCCAGGTAATTGCGGAAGGTTCGGTCATAGTGGAAGGCAGCAAAGCTCTGATTGCCGGCGGGGAAGTCCGGGCTGGACGGGACATCCGGGCCAAAACTGTGGGAGCACCGATGGGGACTCATACTTTGCTGGAAGCTGGAGTAAGCCCGAAACTGAAACTTAGATATTTAGCGACTGTATCCGGGCTGACAGCAGTTCAACAAAGTTTGACCAAAGCAAAGCAAATCATTGACCTTCTGCAGCGAATGAAGGAAAAGGCCGGTGAGCTTCCTGATGAAAAGAAGGCATTGTTAATTAAGGTAAAACGATCAGTAATTAATCTGGAAGCTGAATTAAAAAATTTGATAGTCGAGGAGCAGGAGCTATTAACTTTATTGCAAACCTCAATTGAAGGCAAAATAATGATAGAAAAAATTGTCCATCCCGGAACCCGGATCGTCATTGGTGACCAGACCCTGATTATCGATGAACCCGTGCAATACGTGTCTTTTCAGCTGAATCAGGAAGGTGAAATCGAAATGCGGCCTTTGCGTTAG
- a CDS encoding FliA/WhiG family RNA polymerase sigma factor — translation MLAIKLSGQKDEQLWAEYKEKKGPELKEALIKRYAHLVKYVAGRLISGLPSSITYDELLSFGTFGLLEAIERFEPERGIKFETYAVARIKGAIIDGLRQLDWMPASVRARVKKLEQGIWELEQRLGRSATDEEICQALGLSEEQYQQLLVQSSQGVIFSLDELIPGEEENTAGFHELIADKSQPTLEEQVQLQAVKQILADAIAKLPEKEKLVVALYYYNGLTLKEIGQVIGVSESRVSQLHTKAIFRLRGRLSRQKQKIFAE, via the coding sequence ATGTTGGCCATTAAATTGAGCGGGCAAAAGGATGAACAGCTCTGGGCAGAATATAAAGAAAAAAAAGGACCAGAGTTGAAGGAGGCCCTCATTAAACGTTATGCTCATCTCGTTAAATATGTGGCGGGCAGGCTTATTTCAGGCTTGCCATCCAGTATCACTTATGATGAATTATTAAGTTTTGGTACCTTTGGTTTACTGGAAGCCATCGAACGGTTTGAGCCTGAGCGAGGCATCAAATTTGAAACTTATGCGGTAGCCCGCATCAAAGGGGCGATAATCGATGGCTTGCGCCAGCTGGATTGGATGCCAGCTTCAGTAAGAGCCAGAGTAAAGAAATTAGAACAGGGAATTTGGGAGTTAGAACAGCGTTTGGGTAGGTCGGCTACGGATGAAGAAATTTGCCAGGCTTTAGGTTTGTCAGAGGAGCAATATCAGCAGTTGCTGGTACAGAGCTCCCAGGGGGTTATTTTTTCCCTTGATGAATTGATTCCTGGGGAAGAAGAAAATACTGCCGGATTCCATGAATTGATCGCCGACAAAAGTCAACCAACCCTTGAGGAACAGGTTCAGCTTCAAGCAGTCAAGCAAATTCTTGCCGACGCTATTGCCAAACTGCCAGAAAAGGAGAAACTAGTTGTAGCCCTGTATTATTATAATGGTTTGACCTTAAAGGAGATAGGACAAGTAATTGGAGTTAGTGAATCCCGGGTTTCACAGCTGCATACCAAAGCAATTTTCCGGTTACGGGGCCGGCTCAGTCGACAGAAGCAAAAGATTTTTGCGGAATAA